The following coding sequences are from one Triticum dicoccoides isolate Atlit2015 ecotype Zavitan chromosome 4A, WEW_v2.0, whole genome shotgun sequence window:
- the LOC119284714 gene encoding ABC transporter G family member 22-like — MDSIMERPMVDGNGGAIGRSKSDQLPPAPASASTAQSLSRTASAETVLSTADVASLSRKSSFGKRSASGGSGAGGNSHGHGRSHIRKSRSAQLKLDMEDLVSSGAALSRASSASLGFSFTFTGFTPPPQDMMSSAELAPFSDDDVDLEAAGATRRKSLMAEPTLPIYLKFAEVKYRVAVKGTPREILSGISGSASPGEVLAMMGPSGSGKTTLLSMLGGRAAAADGCISYNDEPFGKSLKRRIGFVTQDDVLFTHLTVKETLTYAALLRLPRTMTREQKKERAMDIIYELGLERCQDTMIGGSFVRGVSGGERKRVCIGNEIIINPSLLFLDEPTSGLDSTTALRIVQLLHDIAETGKTVITTIHQPSSRLFHKFDKLILLGRGSLLYFGKTAEAMPYFSSIGCNPLIAMNPAEFLLDLANGNTNDVSVPSELDDKVHMENQNLQDTNSKINLRPSAQDVHEYLVDAYEHRVAYKEKKKLLAPLPISDDMKATITSSKREWGTNWCQQYSILFCRGLKERRHDYLSWMRITQVIATSVILGLLWWRSDPTTPKGLQDQAGLLFFIAVFWGFFPVFTAIFTFPQERAMLNKERAADMYKLSAYFLARTTSDLPLDLFLPVIFMVIVYFMAGLKASAMRFFLSMLTVFLSIIAAQGLGLAIGATLLDIKKATTLASVTVMTFMLAGGFFVKRVPPFISWLRYLSFNYYTYRLLLKVQYDPVPDILMTSVPLDNGVTEVGALVAMIIGYRVLAYLSLRRVKASNG, encoded by the exons ATGGACTCGATCATGGAGCGCCCGATGGTGGACGGCAACGGCGGGGCGATCGGGCGGAGCAAGTCGGACCAGCTgccgccggcgccggcgtcggCGTCCACGGCGCAGTCGCTCAGCCGGACGGCGTCGGCGGAGACGGTGCTGAGCACGGCCGACGTGGCCAGCCTGTCGCGCAAGTCCAGCTTCGGGAAGCGCTCCGCGTCGGGCGGCAGCGGCGCCGGCGGGAACAGCCATGGCCACGGGCGCAGCCACATCCGCAAGTCCCGGAGCGCGCAGCTGAAGCTGGACATGGAGGACCTCGTCAGCAGCGGCGCCGCGCTCAGCCGCGCCTCCAGCGCCAGCCTCGGCTTCTCCTTCACCTTCACCGGCTTCACCCCGCCGCCCCAGGACATGATGTCCTCCGCCGAGCTCGCGCCCTTCAGCGACGACGACGTCGACCTCGAGGCCGCCGGCGCCACGCGCCGCAAGAGCCTCATGGCAGAGCCCACCCTGCCCATATACCTCAAG TTCGCGGAGGTGAAGTACAGGGTGGCGGTGAAGGGGACGCCGAGGGAGATACTGAGCGGGATATCGGGGTCGGCGAGCCCCGGCGAGGTGCTGGCGATGATGGGCCCGTCCGGCAGCGGCAAGACCACGCTGCTCAGCATGCTCGGCGGcagggccgccgccgccgacggctgCATCTCCTACAACGACGAGCCCTTCGGCAAGTCCCTCAAGCGCAG GATTGGATTTGTGACTCAAGATGATGTTCTCTTTACTCATCTTACTGTGAAGGAGACACTAACATACGCAGCATTACTTCGTCTCCCAAGAACAATGACAAGGGAGCAAAAGAAAGAACGGGCAATGGACATCATATATGAACTGGGACTTGAGAG GTGCCAGGACACAATGATTGGAGGATCTTTTGTGCGTGGGGTTTCAGGGGGTGAAAGAAAAAGAGTTTGCATCGGAAATGAGATTATAATCAATCCATCTTTGCTTTTCCTTGATGAGCCGACATCCGGGTTGGATTCAACTACAGCACTTAGGATAGTTCAACTTCTACATGACATTGCTGAG ACTGGGAAGACAGTGATCACCACGATCCATCAACCATCCAGCAGGCTGTTTCATAAGTTTGACAAGCTTATCCTCCTGGGCAGGGGAAGTTTGCTCTACTTTGGGAAGACAGCTGAAGCCATGCCCTACTTTTCATCCATTGGATGCAACCCGCTCATCGCAATGAACCCAGCAGAGTTTCTACTGGATCTTGCTAATGGCAACACTAACGATGTGTCTGTTCCTTCCGAATTAGATGACAAGGTGCACATGGAAAATCAGAATCTGCAGGATACTAATTCCAAGATTAACTTAAGGCCTTCAGCACAAGATGTTCATGAG TATCTTGTTGACGCCTATGAGCATCGAGTGGCATATAAGGAGAAGAAGAAGCTTCTAGCACCACTTCCGATCAGTGATGATATGAAGGCAACAATAACATCTTCGAAACGAGAGTGGGGCACAAACTGGTGCCAGCAATATTCCATCCTCTTCTGTAGAGGTCTCAAGGAAAGACGGCATGATTATTTGAGCTGGATGAGAATCACCCAGGTCATAGCTACATCAGTTATCTTAGGTTTGCTCTGGTGGCGCTCTGATCCCACCACACCAAAAGGTCTACAAGATCAG GCAGGCTTACTGTTTTTCATAGCCGTGTTTTGGGGTTTCTTTCCTGTGTTTACTGCCATCTTCACATTCCCTCAAGAGAGGGCAATGTTGAACAAGGAGCGTGCAGCTGACATGTACAAGCTCAGTGCATACTTCTTGGCCAGAACGACAAGTGATCTGCCACTAGACCTTTTCCTCCCAGTCATATTTATGGTGATTGTCTACTTCATGGCAGGCCTCAAAGCAAGTGCCATGCGTTTCTTTCTTAGCATGTTGACCGTCTTTCTCAGCATCATTGCTGCTCAG GGACTAGGACTGGCAATTGGAGCTACCCTCTTGGATATCAAGAAGGCGACTACTCTAGCTTCAGTCACAGTCATGACATTCATGCTAGCAGGAGGGTTCTTTGTAAAG AGGGTTCCGCCATTCATATCCTGGCTCCGGTACCTGTCCTTCAACTACTACACGTACAGGCTGCTGCTGAAGGTGCAGTACGACCCCGTGCCGGACATCCTGATGACCTCCGTACCTCTGGATAACGGCGTGACCGAAGTCGGGGCCCTGGTCGCGATGATCATCGGGTACCGGGTGCTGGCCTACCTGTCCCTCAGGCGAGTGAAGGCTTCGAACGGCTAG
- the LOC119284715 gene encoding cell number regulator 13-like, protein MANVGDLANIAQLTGLDAVRLIGLIVKAAATARMHKSNCRRFAQHLKLIGGLLEQLRVSELKKYPETREPLEQLEDALRRGYLLVNSCQDRSYLYLLAMGWNIVYRFRTAQTEIDNYLRLVPLITLVDNARVRERIEYIERDQCEYSLDEEDKEVQEALLNPDPGTNPSIVLKKTLSCSYPNVPFNEALRKESEKLQVELQRSQSNMDMAQCEVIHHLLGVTRTVASSIPEESTDAKVTKKTNSKCTKVNEDSAKSYDDDSPKKQKDAYIAPRSSSPVPYNHDLVSSTASYSDEWHADLLGCCSEPALCLKTFFFPCGTFSRIASIAKNKPMSSGEACNDIMAYSLILSCCCYTCCVRRKLRQRLNIVGGCCDDFLSHVMCCCCALVQEWREVEIRGAYGGKTKITPPAHQYMEH, encoded by the exons ATGGCGAACGTGGGGGACCTGGCCAACATCGCGCAGCTCACGGGGCTGGACGCGGTGCGCCTCATCGGCCTCATCGTCAAGGCGGCGGCCACGGCGCGGATGCACAAGAGCAACTGCCGCCGCTTCGCGCAGCACCTCAAGCTCATCGGCGGCCTGCTGGAGCAGCTCCGGGTGTCGGAGCTCAAGAAGTACCCGGAGACGCGGGAGCCGCTGGAGCAGCTCGAGGACGCGCTCCGCCGGGGCTACCTGCTCGTCAACTCCTGCCAGGACCGCTCCTACCTCTACCTCCTCGCCATGGGCTGGAACATCGTCTACCGCTTCCGCACCGCGCAGACCGAGATCGACAACTACCTCCGCCTCGTGCCGCTCATCACGCTCGTCGACAACGCCCGCGTGCGG GAGCGAATTGAGTACATTGAaagggatcaatgtgaatactctcTTGACGAGGAAGACAAGGAGGTCCAAGAAGCTCTGTTAAACCCTGACCCTGGCACAAATCCTTCGATAGTGCTCAAGAAGACTCTGTCCTGTTCTTATCCAAACGTGCCGTTTAATGAAGCTCTTCGGAAGGAAAGTGAGAAGCTCCAGGTGGAGCTTCAAAGATCACAAAGCAACATGGATATGGCCCAGTGCGAGGTTATTCATCACCTGCTTGGAGTAACTAGAACTGTGGCAAGTTCTATTCCAGAGGAAAGTACAGATGCCAAGGTTACCAAGAAAACCAATTCAAAGTGCACAAAAGTTAACGAAGACAGTGCAAAATCGTATGATGATGACTCCCCAAAGAAGCAAAAAGATGCCTATATTGCACCACG GAGTTCTTCACCTGTTCCCTACAACCATGATCTGGTCTCGAGTACAGCATCATACAGTGATGAGTGGCATGCAGATTTACTTGGTTGCTGTTCAGAGCCAGCTCTGT GTCTGAAGACCTTCTTTTTTCCATGTGGAACATTCTCAAGGATTGCTTCAATCGCCAAGAACAAGCCCATGT CTTCGGGAGAAGCCTGCAATGATATTATGGCGTACTCCCTCATATTGTCTTGTTGCTGTTACACTTGCTGTGTAAGGAGAAAGCTTCGTCAAAGGCTAAATATTGTG GGAGGGTGTTGTGACGATTTCCTTTCACATGTGATGTGCTGTTGCTGTGCTCTTGTTCAAGAATGGCGCGAAGTAGAGATTCGTGGTGCATACG GAGGGAAGACAAAGATAACCCCGCCGGCACACCAGTACATGGAGCACTGA